A single window of Pseudarthrobacter defluvii DNA harbors:
- a CDS encoding DUF2945 domain-containing protein, which yields MSLSKGTRVEWNTSQGKTHGRIVEKKTSDFELDGNTHRASEDEPQYVVESDKTGARAAHKASALSEKK from the coding sequence ATGTCGTTGAGCAAGGGAACGCGCGTGGAGTGGAACACTTCACAGGGCAAGACGCACGGCAGGATCGTGGAGAAGAAAACCAGCGACTTTGAACTCGACGGCAACACGCACCGGGCCAGTGAGGACGAACCGCAGTACGTGGTGGAATCGGACAAAACCGGCGCCCGTGCAGCACACAAGGCGTCCGCGCTGAGCGAGAAGAAGTAA
- the pta gene encoding phosphate acetyltransferase, whose amino-acid sequence MAKGIYVSATTPGSGKSLVALGVADTLHRHADRIGFFKPVVHGPSAAIDPMVALMKSRFALDDERCRGGLTYDEVRTLLAEGNRAEIDARCVEIFADIARHCDVVIVEGTDLVGQDAAVEFDLNARLANNLATPVVAVVGAKGRTVSETAAAVEVARKELAAEKCALLAIMVNRADAGDLNAIAAALKPGASGRPVYILPELEEIARPTTGEVAQALGVRQIAGTPDMERDVKDIKVAAMNVGNFLNVLDEGSLVIVPGDRADVMVACLASSFSPEFPVASALILTGGLAPDANIYPLLAQAPFPVFAADEDTYQTARRVSEVRSEIWSGHRRKVASALGLWSRRVDEAELMERLHLPRAERMTPLRFLHDLIERARAQRRHVVLPEGTDVRILRAAEILHRRDVCDLTVLGPESDVREVAAANGIDLSGINVIDPATSELRPEFAEKYAELRAHKGVDLPKALEIMQDVSYFGTMMVQRGVVDGMVSGAAHTTAHTIRPALEFVKTREGVKIVSSVFLMLMPDRVLVYGDCAVNPDPNVEQLADIALASAETAAQFGVEPRVAMLSYSTGGSGAGEAVDEVRQATELVRQRRPDLAVEGPIQYDAAVDASIAASKMPGSTVAGQATVFIFPDLNTGNNTYKAVQQSSGAVAVGPVLQGLRKPVNDLSRGCTVEDIVNTVAITAIQAQAQNPAQAPGFQPPAEVPAS is encoded by the coding sequence ATGGCCAAAGGCATCTACGTCAGCGCAACAACCCCAGGCTCGGGCAAGTCCCTGGTCGCCCTGGGGGTGGCGGACACCCTGCACCGGCACGCAGACAGGATCGGCTTCTTCAAGCCGGTGGTCCACGGCCCCTCGGCAGCCATCGACCCCATGGTGGCGCTGATGAAGTCGCGGTTCGCGCTGGACGACGAGCGGTGCCGCGGCGGCCTGACCTATGACGAGGTCCGCACGCTGCTGGCTGAAGGGAACCGGGCGGAAATCGACGCCCGGTGTGTCGAGATCTTCGCGGACATCGCCCGCCATTGCGACGTTGTGATCGTGGAGGGGACCGACCTGGTGGGCCAGGACGCCGCCGTCGAATTCGACCTCAACGCCCGGCTGGCCAACAACCTGGCCACGCCCGTGGTGGCCGTGGTCGGCGCCAAGGGGCGGACGGTTTCCGAGACCGCCGCCGCCGTGGAAGTTGCGCGAAAGGAACTTGCCGCCGAGAAGTGCGCGCTGCTGGCCATCATGGTCAACCGGGCGGATGCGGGGGATCTGAACGCCATCGCGGCGGCCCTGAAGCCCGGCGCTTCCGGCCGGCCCGTGTACATCCTGCCTGAGCTGGAGGAGATCGCCCGGCCCACCACCGGCGAGGTGGCCCAGGCCCTGGGCGTGCGGCAAATCGCCGGAACCCCTGACATGGAGCGCGACGTCAAGGACATCAAAGTCGCCGCCATGAACGTGGGCAACTTCCTGAATGTGCTGGACGAGGGGTCCCTGGTGATCGTGCCGGGTGACCGCGCGGACGTGATGGTCGCCTGCCTGGCATCCTCCTTCTCGCCCGAATTTCCGGTGGCATCGGCGCTTATCCTCACCGGCGGCCTGGCCCCGGATGCCAACATCTATCCGCTCCTGGCGCAGGCGCCGTTCCCGGTGTTCGCGGCGGACGAGGACACGTACCAGACAGCCCGCCGGGTGTCCGAGGTGCGCAGCGAGATCTGGTCCGGGCACCGGCGCAAGGTGGCCTCCGCCCTGGGGTTGTGGTCCCGGCGCGTGGACGAGGCTGAGCTCATGGAACGCCTGCACCTGCCACGGGCAGAGAGGATGACGCCGCTGCGTTTCCTCCACGACCTCATCGAGCGGGCCCGGGCCCAGCGCCGGCACGTGGTCCTGCCGGAAGGCACGGACGTCCGGATCCTGCGCGCGGCCGAAATCCTACATCGACGGGACGTCTGCGACCTGACAGTGCTCGGACCGGAATCCGATGTGCGCGAAGTGGCGGCGGCCAACGGCATCGATCTGTCCGGCATCAACGTGATCGATCCCGCCACGTCAGAGCTGCGGCCGGAGTTCGCCGAGAAGTACGCCGAACTCCGGGCGCACAAGGGTGTGGATCTGCCCAAGGCCTTGGAGATCATGCAGGACGTGAGCTACTTCGGCACCATGATGGTCCAGCGGGGCGTGGTGGACGGCATGGTCTCCGGCGCCGCGCACACCACCGCGCACACCATCCGGCCGGCCCTGGAGTTCGTGAAAACCCGCGAGGGCGTGAAGATCGTCTCCTCGGTGTTCCTGATGCTCATGCCGGACCGGGTTTTGGTCTACGGCGACTGCGCGGTGAACCCGGATCCGAACGTGGAGCAGCTGGCCGATATCGCGCTGGCCTCGGCCGAGACCGCGGCGCAGTTCGGGGTGGAGCCGCGGGTGGCCATGCTGTCCTACTCCACCGGCGGCTCCGGGGCGGGGGAGGCGGTGGACGAGGTGCGGCAGGCCACCGAACTGGTCCGCCAGCGCCGGCCGGACCTCGCAGTCGAGGGGCCCATCCAGTACGACGCCGCCGTGGACGCCTCCATTGCCGCCTCCAAGATGCCCGGCTCCACCGTGGCCGGGCAGGCTACCGTGTTCATCTTCCCGGACCTGAATACCGGCAACAATACGTACAAGGCGGTGCAGCAGAGCTCAGGCGCGGTGGCCGTCGGCCCCGTCCTGCAGGGGCTGCGGAAGCCCGTCAACGATCTCTCCCGCGGCTGCACGGTGGAGGACATCGTGAACACGGTGGCCATTACGGCCATCCAGGCGCAGGCCCAGAATCCAGCGCAGGCCCCGGGCTTCCAGCCCCCGGCAGAGGTGCCGGCCTCCTAG
- a CDS encoding TetR/AcrR family transcriptional regulator — translation MPSASRTASTTETSSTNGTAAHGTAISGTAKRGRPGYDQQSVLRIAVDVFNRHGYDATSMGILAENLGISKSAIYHHVPSKGDLLKLALDHALGGLEAILEQPEATSGAADARLEFVLRQTVAVLVDRLPFVTLLLRLRGNTEIERDALERRRAFDHRVAGLISAARDEGSLRADIDPRTVSRLLFGMINSIVEWYKPGGALSPKRLADDVITMAFDGLHADA, via the coding sequence ATGCCCAGCGCCAGCAGAACTGCCAGCACCACCGAAACCTCCAGCACCAACGGAACCGCCGCTCATGGCACCGCCATTAGTGGCACGGCCAAGCGGGGCCGCCCCGGCTACGACCAGCAGTCGGTGCTCCGCATCGCCGTCGACGTCTTCAACCGGCACGGCTACGACGCCACCTCCATGGGCATCCTCGCCGAGAACCTGGGCATCTCCAAATCCGCCATTTACCACCACGTGCCGTCAAAAGGCGACCTCCTCAAGCTCGCACTTGACCACGCCCTCGGCGGCCTCGAAGCCATCCTCGAGCAGCCCGAAGCCACCTCCGGGGCGGCGGATGCCCGGCTGGAGTTTGTGCTGCGGCAAACGGTGGCGGTCCTGGTGGACCGCCTGCCCTTCGTCACCCTGCTGCTGCGCCTGCGGGGCAACACCGAGATCGAGCGGGATGCGCTGGAACGCCGCCGCGCCTTCGACCACCGGGTGGCCGGCCTGATTTCGGCCGCCCGCGACGAGGGTTCCCTCCGCGCGGACATCGACCCCCGCACCGTGTCGCGGCTGCTGTTCGGCATGATCAACTCCATCGTCGAGTGGTACAAGCCGGGCGGGGCGCTCTCACCGAAACGGCTGGCGGACGACGTCATCACCATGGCCTTCGACGGCCTCCACGCGGACGCATAG
- a CDS encoding S1C family serine protease — translation MSQASAPKRSRRHPSVLGTVFGAGALTAALALGGCTGTPGPPNPSSTSSTQVSPSSATATPAPSGSAGSGTQATGGASGSGTLGGNLPQLVENLSPSVVTIFTQSGLGSGVVYSSDGLILTNEHVIRGATTVEVGFADGQRVEGTVKASDAVTDLALVQAKRTGLPKPTYQTNLPKVGEGALVLGSPLGFENTATAGIISGLHRSIPGSASNSLSLVDLIQTDAPISPGNSGGAVINMRGEVIGISEAYIPPSAGAVSLGFAIPAATAVDVAEELLANGTAKHAYLGLTPGELTAQIADQLGIQAGAGVVVLAADSDGPAGKAGIRPGDVLQSMEGVELTTPEKLLAELRKRNPGDTVGFKVKRGDQALDIKADLTDRPATTTTR, via the coding sequence ATGAGCCAGGCCAGCGCTCCGAAGCGTTCACGACGCCACCCCTCCGTGCTCGGCACGGTGTTCGGCGCCGGGGCCCTGACGGCCGCCCTGGCACTCGGTGGCTGCACCGGCACGCCGGGTCCTCCCAACCCCAGCAGCACGTCCTCAACCCAGGTGTCGCCGTCGTCCGCCACTGCCACGCCGGCGCCCTCGGGTTCTGCCGGTTCCGGCACCCAAGCCACCGGCGGGGCCTCCGGCTCCGGAACCCTCGGCGGCAACCTGCCGCAGCTCGTGGAGAACCTGTCGCCGTCCGTGGTCACCATCTTCACGCAGAGCGGCCTGGGCAGCGGCGTGGTGTACTCGTCCGACGGGCTGATCCTCACCAACGAGCATGTGATCCGCGGCGCCACCACCGTTGAAGTGGGGTTCGCCGACGGCCAGCGGGTTGAAGGGACGGTCAAGGCCAGCGACGCCGTGACCGACCTTGCCCTGGTACAGGCCAAGCGCACCGGCCTGCCCAAGCCCACGTACCAAACCAACCTGCCCAAGGTTGGCGAAGGCGCGCTGGTCCTGGGCTCCCCCCTTGGCTTCGAAAACACGGCCACCGCCGGGATCATCTCCGGGCTGCACCGCTCCATCCCCGGCTCAGCATCCAACAGCCTCTCCCTCGTGGACCTCATCCAGACGGACGCGCCCATCAGCCCGGGCAACTCCGGCGGCGCCGTCATTAACATGCGCGGTGAGGTGATCGGAATCAGCGAGGCCTACATCCCGCCGTCGGCCGGCGCGGTCTCCCTCGGCTTCGCCATACCCGCCGCCACCGCCGTCGACGTCGCCGAGGAGCTGCTGGCCAACGGCACGGCAAAGCACGCGTACCTTGGCCTGACCCCGGGCGAGCTGACGGCGCAGATTGCCGACCAGCTGGGCATCCAGGCAGGAGCCGGAGTAGTGGTGCTCGCCGCCGACTCGGACGGCCCTGCCGGGAAGGCGGGCATCCGCCCGGGAGACGTCCTGCAGTCCATGGAGGGGGTGGAGCTCACCACGCCGGAAAAGCTCCTGGCGGAACTTCGCAAACGCAACCCCGGCGACACCGTGGGCTTCAAGGTCAAGCGTGGCGACCAGGCCTTGGACATCAAGGCGGACCTCACCGACCGCCCAGCCACCACAACCACCCGATAG
- a CDS encoding VOC family protein gives MNTATTILPVDDAARARSFYTEKLGLPHHGKGDDGSELLGTDGGPLLQLMPVSDGKHSEHTALSFEVTDIEKTVRDMEARGVMFQDYDLPTLKTENHICTTASEKCAWFMDTEHNILCIHENLGDKLEYQV, from the coding sequence GCCGGTGGACGATGCGGCCCGTGCCCGGAGCTTCTATACGGAGAAGCTGGGGCTCCCGCACCACGGCAAGGGCGACGACGGAAGCGAACTGCTGGGCACGGATGGGGGCCCCTTGCTGCAGCTGATGCCCGTCTCCGACGGCAAACACTCCGAACACACGGCGCTGAGCTTCGAGGTCACGGACATCGAAAAAACTGTCCGCGACATGGAGGCCAGGGGCGTGATGTTCCAGGACTACGACCTGCCCACGCTGAAGACGGAAAACCACATCTGCACCACGGCGTCGGAAAAGTGCGCGTGGTTCATGGACACGGAGCACAACATCCTGTGCATCCACGAAAACCTGGGCGACAAGCTGGAGTACCAGGTTTAG
- a CDS encoding GNAT family N-acetyltransferase — MPAISLPIRTDRLVLRRFDGGDLDAFHAYHSLPETARYLPGPAKTYTQSMERVGRYANFVFEKEGDWVALAIEAAGEPGLLGEVVLKWLPGRGQAEVGWTLAPAARGRGYGTEAANAVLRLGFEELGMHRIEARLDELNSASASLCGRLGMRLEARHIDKWHYKGQWATEVIYAILADEWRIGSGG; from the coding sequence ATGCCGGCGATTTCCCTTCCCATCCGCACCGACCGGCTGGTCCTGCGGCGGTTCGACGGCGGCGACCTGGACGCGTTCCACGCCTACCACTCGCTGCCCGAGACCGCCCGGTACCTTCCGGGCCCGGCCAAGACCTACACGCAGTCGATGGAACGGGTGGGCCGGTACGCCAACTTTGTCTTCGAGAAGGAAGGGGACTGGGTGGCCCTCGCCATCGAGGCAGCCGGTGAGCCGGGCCTGCTGGGCGAGGTGGTGCTTAAATGGCTGCCGGGCCGGGGACAGGCTGAAGTGGGCTGGACCCTGGCGCCGGCGGCCCGCGGCAGGGGTTACGGCACGGAGGCGGCCAATGCCGTGCTGCGGCTGGGCTTCGAGGAGCTGGGGATGCACCGGATCGAGGCCCGGCTGGACGAGCTCAACTCCGCTTCGGCATCGCTGTGCGGCCGGCTGGGCATGCGTCTGGAGGCACGGCACATCGACAAATGGCACTACAAAGGCCAGTGGGCCACCGAGGTCATTTATGCCATCCTGGCCGATGAATGGCGCATCGGTTCCGGCGGTTAG
- the paaK gene encoding phenylacetate--CoA ligase PaaK, whose translation MTLHAPETPAAAVSAPVETAATDAALDREETISRDELEALQLQRLQHTVAYAYDRVPLYKRKFDEAGIHPSDLRELEDLGNFPFTTKDDLREEYPFGMFAVPQNEVARIHASSGTTGRPTVVGYTKQDLADWAKLVARSFRASGIRPGMKVHNAYGYGLFTGGLGAHAGAEALGCTVIPMSGGQTERQIQLIQDFKPDAILATPTYLLTIADAMAHMGIDPASTSLKFAVLGAEPWTQEMRHELEVMMNIKACDIYGLSEVMGPGVAGEAVETQDGSHIWEDHFRPEIIDPFNPAPGKENVLRDGEHGELVFTSLTKEALPIIRYRTKDLTRLLPGSARPAHRRMGRITGRSDDMIILRGVNLFPSQIEEIALRIPELSPHFQLELTRPEGQRMDQLTVRIERRDTVTIEQSTTAARTLKEQIKIHVGSSCTVNVVEPGSLERSNGKLRRIYDMRPKA comes from the coding sequence ATGACCCTGCATGCCCCCGAAACCCCCGCCGCTGCCGTGTCCGCCCCGGTGGAAACGGCCGCCACCGACGCCGCCCTGGACCGCGAGGAGACCATCTCCCGCGACGAACTCGAGGCCCTGCAGCTCCAGCGGCTGCAGCACACCGTGGCTTACGCGTATGACCGCGTGCCGTTGTACAAGCGCAAGTTCGATGAGGCCGGCATCCACCCCAGCGACCTGCGCGAACTCGAGGACCTGGGCAACTTCCCCTTCACCACCAAGGACGATTTGCGCGAGGAGTATCCCTTCGGGATGTTCGCCGTGCCGCAGAACGAGGTAGCCCGGATCCACGCCAGCTCCGGCACCACCGGCCGCCCCACCGTGGTGGGCTACACCAAGCAGGACCTGGCCGACTGGGCCAAGCTCGTTGCCCGCAGCTTCCGCGCCTCCGGCATCCGCCCCGGCATGAAGGTCCACAACGCCTACGGTTACGGCCTGTTCACCGGAGGCTTGGGCGCGCACGCCGGCGCCGAGGCCCTGGGCTGCACGGTCATTCCCATGTCCGGCGGCCAGACCGAACGCCAGATCCAGCTGATTCAGGACTTCAAGCCGGACGCCATCCTGGCCACGCCCACCTACCTGCTCACCATCGCGGACGCCATGGCACACATGGGGATCGACCCCGCCTCCACCTCGCTGAAGTTCGCCGTGCTGGGCGCCGAGCCGTGGACCCAGGAGATGCGGCACGAGCTCGAAGTGATGATGAACATCAAGGCCTGTGACATCTACGGCCTGTCGGAGGTCATGGGCCCGGGAGTCGCCGGCGAGGCAGTGGAGACCCAGGACGGCAGCCACATCTGGGAGGACCACTTCCGGCCTGAAATCATCGACCCCTTCAACCCGGCCCCGGGCAAGGAAAACGTCCTGCGCGACGGCGAACACGGCGAACTCGTCTTCACCTCGCTCACCAAGGAAGCGCTGCCCATCATCCGCTACCGCACCAAAGACCTCACCCGTCTCCTCCCCGGCAGCGCCCGCCCCGCACACCGGCGAATGGGCCGCATCACCGGCCGCAGCGACGACATGATCATCCTGCGCGGCGTGAACCTCTTCCCGTCCCAGATCGAGGAAATCGCCCTCCGAATCCCCGAGCTCAGCCCGCACTTCCAGCTCGAACTCACCCGCCCCGAGGGCCAGCGGATGGACCAGCTGACCGTGCGCATCGAGCGCCGCGACACCGTCACCATCGAGCAGAGCACGACGGCGGCACGCACCTTGAAGGAGCAGATCAAGATCCACGTGGGTTCTTCGTGCACCGTGAACGTGGTGGAGCCGGGCTCGCTTGAGCGCTCCAACGGCAAGCTGCGCCGCATCTACGACATGCGGCCGAAGGCCTAG
- a CDS encoding hotdog fold thioesterase: MAETTLSGATHPILENDYASEWMGIEVLALSDGHATVRMTLRQEMLNGFGMAHGGMIFAFGDTAFALACNPIHPAPGEEGTITVASGVDINFLKPAFRGQVLTAVADRRSSAGRSGLYDIQIFAADAGAPASETQPNTPGELIAEFRGRSRTIPKK; encoded by the coding sequence ATGGCTGAGACCACCCTTTCCGGGGCCACCCACCCCATCCTGGAAAACGACTACGCCTCCGAATGGATGGGCATCGAGGTCCTCGCCCTCAGCGACGGCCATGCCACCGTCCGGATGACCCTCCGGCAGGAAATGCTCAACGGCTTCGGCATGGCCCACGGCGGAATGATCTTCGCCTTCGGTGACACCGCCTTCGCCCTCGCGTGCAACCCCATCCACCCTGCACCTGGCGAGGAGGGCACCATCACGGTGGCGTCCGGCGTCGACATCAATTTCCTCAAGCCGGCGTTCCGTGGCCAGGTGCTCACCGCCGTCGCGGACCGCCGCTCCAGCGCCGGCCGCAGCGGCCTGTACGACATCCAGATCTTCGCCGCCGACGCCGGTGCGCCGGCCTCCGAAACCCAGCCCAACACCCCGGGCGAGCTCATCGCCGAGTTCCGCGGACGCAGCCGCACCATCCCCAAGAAGTAG
- a CDS encoding acetate kinase, translating into MLVLVINSGSSSLKYQVRDVAAGTVLTEGLIEKIGVGNGGGGDGEIVGPRDHAEALEQVDAAIHQELGDLELGAVGHRVVHGGERFAEPVLVDNEITRAIERLNPLAPLHNPANVLGIRAITRKWPKMPQVAVFDTAFHRTLPEHAWRYAVPDELYTNHGIRRYGFHGTSNEYVARRSAALLDLPVEEFDGVIAHLGNGASVTAIRGGRSVDTSMGFTPLEGLVMGTRSGDLDPSILVFLGRAGWSPEDLDTMLNRESGLKGLAGHNDMRSVVEASEAGDERAAMALAVASYRLAKYIGGYHVAVGGAKAVVFTAGIGENSQHFRAQVVDQLGALGIELDGGLNAKRSKEPRVISTPSSAIPVLVVPTDEERAIAEATAAVVSAAS; encoded by the coding sequence ATGCTCGTGCTCGTCATCAATTCCGGTTCGTCGTCGCTGAAGTACCAGGTCCGGGACGTGGCCGCCGGGACCGTGCTCACCGAGGGGCTGATTGAGAAGATCGGCGTGGGCAACGGTGGTGGCGGGGATGGCGAGATCGTGGGCCCGCGGGACCACGCCGAGGCGCTGGAGCAGGTGGACGCGGCCATCCACCAGGAACTGGGCGACCTGGAACTGGGCGCGGTGGGGCACCGGGTGGTCCACGGCGGCGAGCGGTTTGCCGAGCCCGTGCTGGTGGACAACGAGATCACCCGTGCCATCGAGCGCCTCAACCCGCTGGCCCCGCTGCACAACCCGGCCAACGTGCTGGGCATCCGCGCCATCACCAGGAAGTGGCCCAAGATGCCGCAGGTGGCAGTCTTCGACACCGCCTTCCACCGCACCCTGCCCGAGCACGCCTGGCGCTACGCGGTCCCGGACGAGCTCTACACCAACCACGGCATCCGCCGCTACGGCTTCCACGGCACCTCCAACGAGTACGTTGCGCGCCGGTCGGCAGCGCTGCTGGACCTCCCTGTGGAGGAGTTCGACGGCGTCATCGCCCACCTGGGCAACGGCGCCTCCGTGACGGCCATCCGCGGCGGACGCTCCGTGGACACCTCCATGGGGTTCACCCCGCTCGAGGGGCTGGTGATGGGCACCCGCTCCGGCGACCTGGACCCTTCCATCCTGGTGTTCCTGGGCCGCGCCGGCTGGTCGCCGGAGGACCTCGACACCATGCTTAACCGTGAGTCGGGGCTGAAGGGACTCGCCGGCCACAACGACATGCGCTCGGTGGTGGAAGCGTCCGAGGCCGGCGACGAGCGCGCCGCTATGGCCTTGGCGGTGGCGTCCTACCGGCTGGCCAAATACATCGGCGGCTACCATGTGGCGGTGGGCGGGGCGAAGGCAGTGGTGTTCACCGCCGGGATCGGCGAAAACTCACAGCACTTCCGCGCGCAGGTGGTGGACCAACTGGGAGCGCTGGGCATCGAGCTCGACGGCGGCCTGAACGCTAAGCGGTCAAAGGAACCGCGCGTGATTTCCACGCCGTCCTCCGCAATCCCGGTCCTGGTGGTCCCCACGGACGAGGAGCGTGCCATCGCCGAGGCGACCGCCGCCGTCGTATCCGCCGCAAGCTAA
- a CDS encoding NAD(P)/FAD-dependent oxidoreductase, producing MAAQHEVVIIGGGNAGISLAARLQRYGVKDVALIEPRDHHLFQPLFSHIAGGRAQAQEAVRSQESVIPQGVTWIRDAAAGVDANANTVALESGNSVAYGQLVVCPGLQYDWDAVPGLADAVHSPYGASHYEFDLAPKAWALLSAMRSGTSIFTMPAGPVKCGGAAQKPMYLACDYWREQGVLDKIRVVMVQPYPTVFGVPEVDRELDRKIAEYGIELRTDSELVAVSPAGRRATIRDNAANTTEDLTYDVLNAVPPQSAPDWLKATDLPAAGDAGGFVEVDRQTLRHLRYPNVWSLGDAAGTTNSKSGGSLRKQVKVVAKNLVAARKGRPLRAKYDGYSVCPFTVSRDTVVFAEFDDRYRPMPTIPRLPTWNESRLSWVLDRDVFPKIYWNLILKGRA from the coding sequence GTGGCTGCCCAGCATGAGGTGGTGATCATCGGCGGCGGCAATGCCGGAATCTCCCTGGCGGCCCGGCTGCAGCGCTACGGTGTCAAGGACGTGGCGCTGATCGAGCCTCGGGACCACCACCTCTTCCAGCCCCTGTTCTCGCATATTGCCGGCGGCCGGGCGCAGGCCCAGGAGGCTGTGCGGAGCCAGGAGTCTGTCATCCCCCAAGGTGTCACCTGGATCCGGGATGCCGCCGCGGGGGTGGACGCCAACGCCAACACCGTGGCCCTCGAGTCGGGGAATTCGGTGGCTTACGGGCAGCTGGTGGTGTGCCCGGGACTGCAGTACGACTGGGACGCAGTGCCCGGCCTGGCCGATGCCGTGCACTCGCCGTACGGCGCCTCCCATTACGAATTCGACCTGGCCCCCAAGGCCTGGGCATTGCTCAGCGCCATGCGCTCCGGGACCTCGATCTTCACCATGCCGGCCGGGCCGGTCAAGTGCGGGGGCGCCGCGCAGAAACCCATGTACCTCGCGTGCGACTACTGGCGTGAACAGGGGGTGCTGGACAAGATCCGGGTGGTGATGGTCCAGCCCTACCCCACCGTGTTCGGGGTGCCCGAGGTGGACCGGGAACTGGACCGCAAGATTGCGGAGTACGGAATCGAGCTGCGGACCGACAGCGAGCTGGTGGCCGTCAGCCCTGCCGGCCGCAGGGCCACCATCCGGGACAACGCCGCCAATACCACTGAGGACCTGACGTACGACGTCCTTAACGCCGTTCCACCGCAGTCGGCCCCGGATTGGCTCAAGGCCACCGACCTGCCGGCGGCGGGGGATGCGGGCGGCTTCGTGGAGGTGGACCGGCAGACGCTTCGGCACCTCCGGTACCCCAATGTATGGTCGCTGGGCGACGCCGCCGGCACCACCAACTCCAAGTCGGGCGGGTCCCTCCGGAAGCAGGTAAAGGTGGTGGCAAAGAATCTGGTGGCGGCCCGGAAGGGAAGGCCGCTGCGGGCCAAGTATGACGGCTACTCCGTGTGTCCGTTCACGGTGTCGCGGGACACGGTGGTGTTCGCCGAATTCGATGACCGGTACCGGCCCATGCCCACCATCCCCCGGCTGCCGACATGGAACGAAAGCAGGCTGTCCTGGGTGCTGGACCGGGACGTGTTTCCGAAGATCTACTGGAACCTGATCCTGAAGGGGCGCGCGTAA